The sequence TCGTGCCCTGTTGTCCCCGCGGGCTGCGGTTGGACGTAGACGCCCAGGATACGGTGGCGTATACGATGGTCCAGCTCGGAATGGTCTACGAGCGCGCTGGTGAGTTCGACGTTATCCACAATCACGCGGACTACTTCGCCTTTCCATTTGCGCGCTTGTCCGATACCCCAACCATCACCACGACCCATGGTCGGCTCGACCTGCGGGAAGTGCAGCGCGTGTACGACCATTTCCGCGAGCAGAATCTCGTGTCGATTAGCCAGTCGCAGCGCGCTCCCCTCCCCGGCGTCAACTGGGTCCGCACCGCCTACAACGGCATCGACATGTCGCACTTCCATTACAACGCGGAGGGAGGGGACTACCTGGTCTTCCTCGGCAGAATCAGCCCGGAGAAGAGACCAGATCGCGCTATTGAGATCGCTCGCGATCTCGACATGCAGCTCGTCATCGCGGCAAAGGTCGACCCCGCCGATCAGGCCTATTACGACCACGCGATCGCACCCATGATTCGGGATTCGACGCGCGTCGAGTTCATTGGCGAAGTGGACGAGCAGCAGAAGGACGAGCTTCTGGGGAACGCTTACGCCTATCTTTTCCCCATCGACTGGCCCGAGCCGTTCGGGCTCACGATGGTTGAAGCCATGGCAACGGGCACGCCGGTTGTGGCGTACCGCGCCGGGTCGGTCCCCGAGGTCATCATCGACGGGGTGACGGGCTTCATCTGTGACACCTTCACCGCGATGGTAGACGCCGTGCCGCGGGTTGCGTCGCTCGATCGCGCCGCCTGTCGCGCGCACGTCGAGCGGCGCTTCTCGGCCGCGGCGATGGCCGAGTCATACGAAGACGTCTATACGCTGCTGGCGGACTCGAGCTGGCTCAACGGGCTCCAGGTCGTTTGCGGTCAGGCGCGGGACTGAGGACGCCCGGCGGCGTTCGCTTCCGCCCGGTTGGTAGATCCTGCTCCACGAAGCGAGCCACGATCTTCGTCAGTCCAACATCGACCAGCGGCTAAAGCCGCGCAGCGATCTCGGCCGGTGAGCCAAAAAAA is a genomic window of Chloroflexota bacterium containing:
- a CDS encoding glycosyltransferase family 4 protein; its protein translation is MRIAMVAPLIESVPPALYGGTERVVSVLTEELVRRGHDVTLFASGDSRTRADLVPCCPRGLRLDVDAQDTVAYTMVQLGMVYERAGEFDVIHNHADYFAFPFARLSDTPTITTTHGRLDLREVQRVYDHFREQNLVSISQSQRAPLPGVNWVRTAYNGIDMSHFHYNAEGGDYLVFLGRISPEKRPDRAIEIARDLDMQLVIAAKVDPADQAYYDHAIAPMIRDSTRVEFIGEVDEQQKDELLGNAYAYLFPIDWPEPFGLTMVEAMATGTPVVAYRAGSVPEVIIDGVTGFICDTFTAMVDAVPRVASLDRAACRAHVERRFSAAAMAESYEDVYTLLADSSWLNGLQVVCGQARD